In Mycobacterium sp. 050128, one genomic interval encodes:
- the acpS gene encoding holo-ACP synthase AcpS, producing the protein MGIVGVGIDLVSIPDFADQVDQPGTVFSETFTPGERRDASDKSSSAARHLAARWAAKEAVIKAWSGSRFSQRPILREDIHRDIEVVTDMWGRPRVRLTGDIAKHLADVTIHVSLTHEGDTAAAVAILETS; encoded by the coding sequence ATGGGCATTGTCGGTGTGGGGATCGATCTCGTCTCCATTCCGGATTTCGCCGACCAGGTTGACCAACCGGGAACGGTGTTCTCCGAGACATTTACGCCGGGTGAGCGCCGCGACGCCTCCGACAAGAGTTCGTCGGCGGCGCGTCACCTGGCCGCACGATGGGCCGCGAAGGAAGCCGTGATCAAGGCCTGGTCCGGGTCACGGTTCTCCCAGCGGCCGATCCTGCGCGAGGACATCCACCGCGACATCGAAGTCGTCACCGACATGTGGGGACGCCCGCGGGTGCGGTTGACCGGAGACATCGCCAAACATCTGGCCGACGTCACGATCCATGTGTCGCTGACTCACGAAGGGGATACCGCGGCCGCGGTCGCCATCCTCGAAACGTCCTGA
- a CDS encoding dipeptidase — MSDLVERVRDVLPSVRRDLEDLVRIESVWADPGRRDEVHRSAQAVADLLSQAGFSEVRIVSEGGAPAVIAQHPAPAGAPTVLLYAHHDVQPEGDREQWASPPFEPTERDGRLYGRGSADDKAGIATHLAAFRAHGGQPPVGVTVFVEGEEESGSPSLGRLLAAHRDALAADVIVIADSDNWSTETPALTVTLRGLVDCVVEVATLDHGLHSGIWGGVVPDALSVLVRLLASLHDDDGNVAVAGLHESTAAAVDYPPARVRADSGLLDGVSEIGSGSAPQRLWAKPAITVIGIDTTPIDKASNTLIPRARAKISMRVAPGGDAAAHLDALTLHLQQHTPWGARISVTRGDIGEPYAIDASGSVYDAARQAFRQAWGTDAIDMGMGGSIPFIAEFAEAFPQAKILVTGVEDPATQAHSINESLHLGVLERAAIAEALLLAKLA; from the coding sequence ATGAGCGATCTGGTTGAGCGCGTCCGCGATGTCTTGCCGTCGGTGCGCCGCGATCTCGAGGACTTGGTGCGGATCGAATCGGTGTGGGCCGATCCGGGCCGCCGCGACGAGGTGCATCGCAGTGCGCAGGCAGTGGCGGATCTGTTGTCCCAGGCCGGTTTTAGCGAGGTGCGTATCGTCAGCGAGGGTGGCGCCCCGGCCGTCATCGCGCAGCATCCGGCACCGGCCGGCGCGCCGACCGTGCTGCTGTACGCCCACCACGACGTGCAGCCCGAAGGCGACCGCGAGCAGTGGGCATCGCCGCCGTTCGAGCCGACCGAGCGCGATGGACGGCTGTATGGGCGCGGCAGCGCCGACGACAAGGCCGGTATCGCAACGCATTTGGCCGCATTCCGGGCGCACGGCGGCCAGCCGCCGGTGGGCGTGACGGTCTTCGTCGAAGGCGAAGAGGAATCCGGGTCGCCGTCGCTGGGTCGGCTGCTGGCCGCCCACCGCGACGCACTGGCCGCCGACGTGATCGTCATTGCCGACTCGGACAACTGGAGCACCGAAACCCCGGCGCTGACGGTGACGCTGCGCGGCCTGGTCGACTGCGTGGTTGAAGTGGCCACCCTTGACCATGGTCTGCACTCGGGAATTTGGGGCGGCGTGGTGCCGGACGCGCTGAGCGTGTTGGTGCGGCTGCTGGCCAGCCTGCACGACGACGACGGCAACGTGGCCGTCGCCGGCTTGCACGAAAGCACCGCCGCCGCGGTGGATTACCCGCCCGCGCGGGTGCGCGCCGACTCCGGCCTGCTGGACGGCGTGTCCGAGATCGGTTCGGGTTCTGCGCCGCAGCGGCTTTGGGCCAAACCCGCGATCACCGTGATCGGCATCGACACCACGCCGATCGACAAGGCGTCGAACACGCTGATCCCCAGGGCCCGCGCCAAGATCAGCATGCGGGTGGCGCCCGGCGGCGACGCGGCCGCACACCTGGATGCGTTGACCTTGCACCTGCAACAGCACACCCCGTGGGGCGCGCGGATCAGCGTCACCCGCGGCGACATCGGTGAGCCCTACGCGATTGACGCCAGCGGCAGCGTCTACGACGCCGCGCGCCAGGCGTTCCGGCAGGCGTGGGGCACCGACGCGATCGACATGGGCATGGGTGGGTCGATCCCGTTCATCGCGGAGTTCGCCGAGGCGTTCCCGCAGGCGAAAATCCTGGTGACCGGAGTCGAAGATCCCGCAACCCAGGCACACAGCATCAACGAGAGCCTGCACTTGGGCGTGCTGGAACGCGCGGCCATAGCCGAGGCCCTGCTGTTGGCGAAGCTGGCCTAG
- a CDS encoding VOC family protein — MSTAQPSSVFGNVHLGYVVIETNKIGDWKRFGRDAIGMHLDELTPDTVRFRLDDNECRVLLRRGPAEDVVTLGWQLDGHATFDEISRRVADHGVPSVEGTDEEAKLRGVERFLRFPGPNGLSQEIYTTARTSALALNIPGSGFVTGAGGMGHVALPTKKPHLVRGYYNHVFDARLSDYIDETINGMKLKIRFLRVNERHHSVAIANATMLPLNPIRTRVQHVNVQLATLDDMVASYQRSKELGFGIALSVGQHTNDKELSYYALTPSGFEWEVGWNPIVVDESTWSPTTHQGISIWGHQPEGQTVVDKLNQFAVAARSVLQREDTVAALSAPGIADD; from the coding sequence ATGTCTACCGCTCAACCATCTTCGGTGTTCGGCAACGTGCACCTGGGTTACGTCGTGATCGAAACCAACAAGATCGGCGACTGGAAACGCTTCGGCCGCGACGCGATCGGCATGCACCTCGACGAGCTGACGCCCGACACCGTTCGATTCCGTCTCGACGACAACGAATGTCGCGTGCTGCTACGACGCGGGCCGGCCGAGGACGTGGTCACGCTGGGTTGGCAACTCGACGGCCATGCGACATTCGACGAAATCAGCCGACGCGTCGCCGACCACGGGGTGCCCTCCGTCGAGGGCACCGACGAGGAGGCGAAGCTGCGCGGTGTCGAGCGCTTCCTGCGGTTCCCCGGTCCGAACGGACTCTCGCAGGAGATCTACACCACCGCCCGCACCTCTGCGCTGGCTCTGAACATACCCGGCAGCGGATTCGTCACCGGCGCAGGCGGAATGGGCCACGTGGCCCTCCCGACCAAGAAACCGCACCTGGTCCGTGGCTACTACAACCACGTCTTCGACGCACGCCTGTCGGATTACATCGACGAGACGATCAACGGCATGAAGCTCAAGATCCGGTTCCTGCGGGTCAACGAGCGGCACCATTCCGTAGCAATCGCCAACGCAACAATGTTGCCTCTCAACCCGATTCGCACCCGAGTCCAACACGTGAACGTTCAGCTCGCCACGCTCGACGACATGGTTGCTTCCTATCAACGCAGCAAGGAACTGGGATTCGGCATCGCGCTGTCGGTCGGCCAGCACACCAACGACAAGGAGCTGTCCTACTACGCGCTGACGCCGTCGGGATTCGAGTGGGAGGTGGGGTGGAACCCGATCGTCGTCGATGAATCCACCTGGAGCCCCACCACGCACCAGGGCATCAGCATCTGGGGGCACCAGCCGGAAGGGCAAACCGTCGTCGACAAGCTCAACCAGTTTGCGGTGGCCGCGCGCTCGGTGCTGCAGCGGGAAGACACGGTCGCGGCGCTCAGCGCACCCGGGATCGCCGACGACTAG
- a CDS encoding alpha/beta fold hydrolase — protein sequence MSIGTITERTVCVNGKEIFVAESGTGPAVVLLHGGGPGASGMSNYARNVDALAADFRVLVPDMPGYGRSTKGVDRRDPFGYLADHIRGMLDELGIGHAHLVGNSYGGSCALRLALDTPDRVDKLVLMGPGGIGTTRGLPSEGLRNLLAYYGGDGPSRQKLRTFIRSYLVHDADAVPDALIESRYQASIDPEVVADPPLQRPSGLRTLWRMDFTRDRRLGSLTTPTLIIWGRDDKVNKPGGAAMLADRMPNADVLLAARTGHWVQWERAELFNAVTAAFLKS from the coding sequence ATGAGTATCGGCACCATCACCGAACGCACCGTGTGTGTCAACGGAAAAGAGATCTTCGTCGCCGAGAGCGGCACCGGCCCTGCCGTCGTCCTGCTGCACGGCGGTGGCCCGGGCGCCTCGGGTATGTCGAATTACGCGCGCAACGTCGACGCGCTCGCCGCAGACTTCCGCGTCCTCGTTCCGGACATGCCGGGCTATGGCCGCTCCACCAAGGGCGTCGACCGCCGAGATCCGTTCGGATACCTCGCCGATCACATCCGGGGCATGCTCGACGAGCTCGGCATCGGCCATGCGCATCTGGTCGGAAATTCCTACGGCGGCTCGTGCGCTCTGCGACTGGCCCTAGATACTCCGGACCGAGTCGACAAGCTTGTGCTGATGGGTCCCGGTGGCATCGGAACGACCCGCGGCCTGCCCAGCGAGGGGTTGCGAAATCTGCTGGCGTACTACGGCGGCGACGGACCGAGCCGACAGAAGCTGCGCACGTTCATCCGCTCCTACCTGGTGCACGACGCGGACGCGGTGCCCGACGCGCTGATCGAGTCCCGCTACCAGGCGTCGATCGATCCCGAGGTCGTTGCCGACCCTCCCCTGCAACGCCCATCCGGTTTACGCACCCTGTGGCGAATGGACTTCACCCGCGACCGCAGACTCGGCAGTCTCACGACGCCAACGCTGATCATCTGGGGGCGTGACGACAAGGTCAACAAACCCGGCGGCGCCGCGATGCTGGCAGACCGGATGCCCAACGCCGACGTCCTGCTCGCTGCGCGCACCGGGCACTGGGTGCAGTGGGAGCGCGCCGAACTATTCAACGCAGTCACCGCTGCATTTTTGAAAAGCTGA